GTCACCTCGCTGGAGGTGATCTGGACCTTCAAGTGCTTCGCCCAGATCTGGGTGGTCAGCCAGGGCGGCCCCAACGGCGCCACCACCACCCTGCCCGTCTACGCCTTCCAGATCGCCCAGAACCTGCACAAGTACGACCTCGGCTCCGCGGCCTCCACGCTCACCGTGCTGATCCTGCTCGCCGCGCTCGTCAACACCCTCCGGCGGATGCACCGCCAGGAAGGAGCCGAGGCGTGAACCCCCTCGCCCCCCGAAGCACCCTCGCCCCCCGAAGCACCCTCGTCCGCCGAACCCCCCGCACGCTCCTCGCCCCCCGCCGACTGCGCCGGCTGCCGCTCAACCTCGCCGCGCTCGCCGTCCTCGTCACCGCCGCCTTCCCCGTCTACTGGATGGTGGTCACCGCCTTCAAGCCCACCGCCGAGATCCAGTCCGCCACCCCCGCCTTCCTGCCCCTGCACCCCACCCTCGAGCACTTCTCCACCGCGATCCACGCCCCCGGCTTCGGCGGCTACTGGCGCAACAGCCTGCTGGTCACCCTCAGCGCCGTCCTGCTCTCCCTGGTCGTCGCGCTGCTCGCCGCGTACGCCGTCGGCCGGCTGCGCTGGCGCGGCCGCCGGGCGTTCCTGCTGCTGGTGTTCACCGCGCAGATGGCGCCCTGGGAGGCCCTGCTGATCCCGATGTACGTGATCGCCCGCGACACCGACATGCTCGACAGCCTCAGCATGCTCACCCTGGTCTACTTCATGACCACCCTCCCCTTCACCATCGTCACGCTGCGCGGCTTCCTCGCCGCCGTCCCCGCCGAACTGGAGGAGGCCGCCCAGGTCGACGGCTGCACCCGGGCCGCCGCCTTCCGGCGGATCACCCTCCCGCTGCTCGCCCCCGGCCTGCTCGCCACCTCGCTGTTCGGCTTCATCACCGCGTGGAACGAGTTCGCCTTCGCCAACACGCTGATCATCAAGAACCAGGACGCCCGCACCCTCCCGGTCTGGCTCTCCTCCTTCGCCAACGTCTTCGGCACCGACTGGGGCGCCACCATGGCCGCCGCGACGCTCTTCATGCTCCCCGTCCTGCTGGTCTTCCTGTTCCTGCAGAACAAGGTCACCACCGGCATGACCGCCGGCGCGGTCAAGGGCTGACGCACCGCCGCCCCCCCGCCACCGCACCGCCGCAGGGCCCGCCCGCCTCCCTACCCCCGGAAGAAGACCACCCCCGTGATCCTGCCGACCCCGGTCGATCTCGTCCCCGCTGCCGGACGGTTCACCCTGACCGAACGGACCACCGTGCGCGCCGAGGGCGAAGCCGCGGCCGCCGCCGACCTGCTGCGCACCCTGCTGCGCCCCGCGACCGGCCTGCCGCTGGCGGCCGGGCCGGAGGGCACCGTGGTGCTGGCCCTCGACCCCGCCGAACGGGAGCTGGGGGAGGAGGGCTACCGGCTGACGGCCGACCCGTTCCAGGTGACGCTGATCGCGGCCCGCCCGGCCGGCCTGCGGCACGCGGTGCAGACGCTGCGCCAACTGCTGCCCCCCGAGGCGCTCTCCGCCACCCCCGTCCCCGGCGTCGAGTGGAGCCTGCCCGCCGTGCGGATCACCGACCGGCCCCGGCACGCCTGGCGCGGTTTCATGATCGACACCGCCCGGCACTTCCAGCCCCTCGACCGCCTGCTCGCCACCGTCGACCGGATGGCCCTGCACAAGCTGAACGTGCTGCACCTGCACCTGACCGACGACCAGGGCTGGCGGCTGCCCGTCGACGCCTACCCCCGGCTCACCGAGATCGGCGCCCGCCGCGAACGCAGCATGGCCGGCCACGCCGGCTCCACCGCGTACGACGCGCTGCCGCACCAGGGCGCGTACACCAAGGCCGAACTGCGGCACCTGGTGGCGCACGCCGCCGAACGCGGCGTCACCGTCGTCCCCGAGATCGACATGCCCGGCCACACCCGGGCCGCCCTCGCCGCCTACCCGCACCTGGGCAACCACCCCGAGCGGCGGCTCGACGTGTGGACCGAGTGGGGCGTGTGCGAGACCGTGCTCGGCGTGCACGACGAGGCGCTCGCGTTCTGCCGCGCCGTGCTGGACGAGACCCTGGAGCTGTTCCCCTCCCGCTACGTCCACCTCGGCGGCGACGAGTGCCCCACCACCGAGTGGGAGCACAGCCCCACCGCCCGCCGCCGGGCCGCCGAACTCGGCCTGGCCGCCCCCGCCCAGCTGCGCGGCTGGTTCCTCGGCGAGGTCGGCCGGCACCTGCTGGACGCCGGCCGCGTCCCGGTCTGCTGGGCCGAGACCGACGGCGCCACCCTGCCGGTCGAGTTCACCGTGATGCCCTGGCGGGACGTCGAGCACGGCCGGGAGGCCGCCCGGCGCGGCCACGACGTGGTGATGGCCCCGCATCGCGCCACCTACCTCGACTACCCGCAGAGCGCGCACCCCGACGAGCCGCTCGGCCAGGCCGGG
The window above is part of the Kitasatospora sp. NA04385 genome. Proteins encoded here:
- a CDS encoding carbohydrate ABC transporter permease, with translation MRRLPLNLAALAVLVTAAFPVYWMVVTAFKPTAEIQSATPAFLPLHPTLEHFSTAIHAPGFGGYWRNSLLVTLSAVLLSLVVALLAAYAVGRLRWRGRRAFLLLVFTAQMAPWEALLIPMYVIARDTDMLDSLSMLTLVYFMTTLPFTIVTLRGFLAAVPAELEEAAQVDGCTRAAAFRRITLPLLAPGLLATSLFGFITAWNEFAFANTLIIKNQDARTLPVWLSSFANVFGTDWGATMAAATLFMLPVLLVFLFLQNKVTTGMTAGAVKG
- a CDS encoding beta-N-acetylhexosaminidase, encoding MILPTPVDLVPAAGRFTLTERTTVRAEGEAAAAADLLRTLLRPATGLPLAAGPEGTVVLALDPAERELGEEGYRLTADPFQVTLIAARPAGLRHAVQTLRQLLPPEALSATPVPGVEWSLPAVRITDRPRHAWRGFMIDTARHFQPLDRLLATVDRMALHKLNVLHLHLTDDQGWRLPVDAYPRLTEIGARRERSMAGHAGSTAYDALPHQGAYTKAELRHLVAHAAERGVTVVPEIDMPGHTRAALAAYPHLGNHPERRLDVWTEWGVCETVLGVHDEALAFCRAVLDETLELFPSRYVHLGGDECPTTEWEHSPTARRRAAELGLAAPAQLRGWFLGEVGRHLLDAGRVPVCWAETDGATLPVEFTVMPWRDVEHGREAARRGHDVVMAPHRATYLDYPQSAHPDEPLGQAGYVVDLPTAHAHQAVPAHWDESERARVLGTQAQLWSEFVTTAEHFDYLAYPRLCAIADRAWNPDSDYRRDFLPALAAHRPRLAALGVHRPGRVPSAV